Below is a window of Acanthochromis polyacanthus isolate Apoly-LR-REF ecotype Palm Island chromosome 15, KAUST_Apoly_ChrSc, whole genome shotgun sequence DNA.
TCTGCATCACCAGGGGCCCCAAACACAGCAGAGCTGAGGATCTGTCGGGTCAACAGGAACAGTGGAAGTGTTAAAGGAGGAGATGAGATCTTCTTACTTTGTGACAAAGTGCAAAAAGGtacatattttttgcattttgtaccATGGATTTTTCCCCAACTAACTGTCATACATGTGACTATATATTGTATGTTTTCATCTACTTTGCATCTGTTTTCTCCCCATTCATCTTCATTCAATCCATTTTACTGTTCATAACCATAGAGCCCATCTCTTTGCATGCTGATTCAGTTTTCTGCTTCTGTCACCCCATTGCCCCTCCTTCCTCCAGATGACATTGAGGTACGCTTCTTCTCCTCCGACGGCTGGGAGGCCAAAGGCTCCTTTTCTCAGGCTGATGTTCATCGCCAAGTGGCCATTGTTTTCAAAACACCGTCCTACTACAACACCTCCATTACAGAGTCCATCACTGTGCACATGCAGTTGCGACGACCCTCCGATCAAGAAGTCAGTGAACCAATGGATTTCAGATATCTGCCCGACGACAAAGGTGAGCAGTGATCACCTTTTTTGTGTGCCAGCTAAACTCAAACTCTATCTGTTCTTCTGTATCTGATGGTCGGGTTTAGTAAGATCCAGGTGATAAATGGGAACATTCTGTGTTTGTTACAGATCCTTATGGCTACAATGAAAAAAAGCGAAGAAGAGAACACTTGATGAAGATGTCAGGATTGTCAGGTAAGACCTGTAGTACTGTATCTACAGCACTGCCCATTTGATATGATTTCACATGTCCATGCAAGTTCATGTGCTTGTATTGTAACTAAGGTTTCTCTCTCTAGGTGCTCCTTTTGCTGGTTTAGCTATGAGTAGGCCAAAGGCGGTGTCACAGAGTACCATGGGTCACATGCGGAAAGGTAGTTCAAACAGCAATTATTAAATCTTAAGTCAAATACAATATATTTCCACTAAATCAGGATACCACAGTCCTCCCATCACACTAAGTGCCTCTATGTTTTCCAGACCTGACGAACATGTACCTGAGGCAGAACACACCTATGATGCAACAACAGTCTGTCTTCAACCAGCCATACCAACCCAACCCTCAAAATGTAATGATGACATCTCCGGCTCCTAATCTACAAATCAACCGTTCATGGGTAAATCCCAATCCAGTACTCTCTGTGGACACAGTGACCGTCAACCCATCTGCTGGCATCAGCGCTCTACCACGTCCTAATAACAGCAGGCTACAGCAGCAAAACCGCGGGTCTGGTTACTCCAACAGAAGGCACGGCAGCTGTGAGAACAACACCCTCCCTCAGCTCTCCATACGGGACTTGCAGTGCTTGGACACAGTTCCTCAGGTCCAAGCAATGAACCAGACGGAGACTCAGCCACCCTTCCAACCACAGCATCAAAGGGAGGAGCTTGCACCTGAGACTCAGGCTCAGAACCCTATGGGCAACCAGGGCCATGGCCTCCAGACTATGTGGTCTGGTTTCAATACCCTCAATGCAGGCCAGAACACCTTTAATGGATCAGTTGGAGGTGGACAGGCGTCACAGGGACTTGGCTCATACCCCTTCCTAGAGGGAATCGAAGGAGATGATTTTCTGAAGGGCCTTGTAGGAGTGGGTACTCAGACCAGCTGTCAGCTAAAGCAGGAGCCCCAGATCACAGTGGGGCAAGAGAGCCATGCTTCTCTCATGCATTCCCCAAGGGAAAGCCAGGGGAATACTTACATCAACCTGCTTCCTCGTCCTATGAGCAATGGTGCCAACATGGATCCAATGAGACATGACGGTGTTGGCATCACTCAGCCTCTTACAAATCTGCAGAATCGTTACGGAAACAGCAGCATGGTCTCAGAAAGTCACTTTCCAAGTGTGGCTGACTGGCTGAAAGCACCTCGGCAAAATGAGTAAAAGAGTGACATTTTTGATATcgaaaaacaagcaaaagcaGCTTCACGGTGAACACTGATCTTGTTTAGTCTTGAAAAGTCAGGAATTTTTTTTCACCCGTACTGGCTCAGTAAGGCTTAATAGGTGTTTGCTTGAGGAATTTCCTCAGTGGACATCAGACCAAATTATTGGCAGCCAGCTGGATCCATCGCCAGATGAAGGCTTTGTTTCAGACAGTGAACTGATTGACTAGTTTCCTGTTTAGCAAAGACCTCACCAGAAACACTTCCTACTTCTGTATGGCCAAACATGTTACTTGGTAGGTTGTCTCCTGACTGATCAGTAGAACTGAGCTCACATGAGTCCAGTTGGTTTCAGCAATACTAAGACTTGTATGGCTGAACTATGCCTTAGGTTGTAATTATGACCTTACCACAGGCTAATGGCTTCCAAACCAAAAGGATGCCTTTGAAGAAGTGAATGTActactttctttctttgtctttgtcaggTGAT
It encodes the following:
- the rel gene encoding proto-oncogene c-Rel — translated: MDVLIPSMLGEDPHLMAEPAVQIFEQPKQRGMRFRYKCEGRSAGSIPGEKSSDNNRTYPSLQILNYCGKGKVRVYLVTKNEPYRPHPHDLVGKDCKDGFYEAEFGPDRRVIAFQNLGIQCVRRREVKDAILQRITRGINPFNVPREQLQQTEEYDLNVVRLCIQVFLQDENGHYTRALRPIVTNPIYDNRAPNTAELRICRVNRNSGSVKGGDEIFLLCDKVQKDDIEVRFFSSDGWEAKGSFSQADVHRQVAIVFKTPSYYNTSITESITVHMQLRRPSDQEVSEPMDFRYLPDDKDPYGYNEKKRRREHLMKMSGLSGAPFAGLAMSRPKAVSQSTMGHMRKDLTNMYLRQNTPMMQQQSVFNQPYQPNPQNVMMTSPAPNLQINRSWVNPNPVLSVDTVTVNPSAGISALPRPNNSRLQQQNRGSGYSNRRHGSCENNTLPQLSIRDLQCLDTVPQVQAMNQTETQPPFQPQHQREELAPETQAQNPMGNQGHGLQTMWSGFNTLNAGQNTFNGSVGGGQASQGLGSYPFLEGIEGDDFLKGLVGVGTQTSCQLKQEPQITVGQESHASLMHSPRESQGNTYINLLPRPMSNGANMDPMRHDGVGITQPLTNLQNRYGNSSMVSESHFPSVADWLKAPRQNE